CCTAAACTCATTCTTAAATCATCATGGCTCCATTAAACTCTCATTTTAAAGTAAAGTTGCATGTGTGGGGAAACATGAAAGTGTTTAACAGATTCTGGGGGCTCCAGACCTTCCTCATGGACATCCAAATATATGTCACCAAAACGTAAGCCATTACATTGTAGGCTGAAGAATGGGTTTAAGGCTAATTTACATATCGATTTAGGTTAGGGTCTGGATAAGGCTGTTGAAATCCCCAAATGTCATGAAAAGAcagccgtgtgtgtctgtgtgtgtatttgtgtgcgtgtacgtATACATATTTAATCCTTCCAATACCTTCTGTatgcatctttttttctattttccagAGTGTTAGGTGAATAAGTGAGATTCTGTGCAATGGGGTTTGcttaaagaagaaaatggaaaGAGCTACAAACCAACATCTCCGTATCTACTTCCATCCCAACTCCCACTCCTCTTAGAATGCCCGGAAGACCCAAGCAGCCCTACACGTCCCAGTCATATGTTGTTTCATTTGGTGACATGCATGTcaggatatataaatatatatatgtatatatatatatatatatatatatataaatataatataaaaacaagtCTGGCGTTGCCCATATAAATATTTACATATGTaccacacaataaaacattgaaacatTGGACATGCTATCGTAATGACTGTATGGATAGTGTTTTATTACATATCATGTGCATTTACTGTTGTATGCTGTTCTTTGTGCGGTATGGGTCCTCTTGTCAGGTTTGCTTTCGTTTAGTGATGAAGCCACAACCTTCCTGTGGGCCCACCACAAACCCCCTGGGGAACCAGAGAGCATTTTTATCAGGGGTGACTGGTGGGGATTTTTGGGGGCAGGGCCAGGCAATGAGTTTCAGtcatttaacataataaggacatcttcttcttattcaaataaatcagtatatcaataaataaatataactatATATTGGTGCTGTTAATTAAACGCgatattaaagaaaaataatggTGATTTTAATGCTCCCACAACCCTTAGGCTTGAAACGCGATTCTAAAAGGTTTCTTAACTCAAATCATCTTTGATTTATTACAGCTCTGTCCATGTAGCTGTCGATGCCAGTCTATTaactcttttcatttttagatTATATGAGACTATTTATTATCTCTTAAATGTATTTTGCCAGAGATGAAGTAGGCAGGGAACACTTGTTGAGAGCGGTGATTGTAgataatcatttgttttttgtcatacTGACACCGAACGGTGAGTTTTGTGAGGAAATAACAGTGACGGAACAGCACAGAGGCGTTTTGTGAATAAACCCCATAGACTTTCCAGTAAGGGAAtatgacttttattttgaaaaggtaaATTACGGTTATGTTTTATGACCTACTGTGAGCTTGACAGTACGGCTACTTACGGATGGATCCACAGATGGATCCATCTATACGTTAAAAAAGTTATAGTTTAATGCAGGGGGGCCCAATAGGTCGATCAAAAGAGTAAGGTATTGATCGCCTgccattaatttaaaaaatttatatatatttaaatatacacacacacatcacatcacGTCACGTCACGCATGCGCGGTCGACCGCAGGAGGTAACGGAAAACTAAAGACTAACGTTacttgcttactaacggacgcATTTAACttaattcaaaagcaacccagGGTGACTCCAACCTGTGAAGTAAggagtaaggtaatgaccagGAATGTGTGGAATGGTTGTCACGGTTCCCTCCTTCTGACGGacgagacattttttttatatccacTTCTTTTGATGATGTTCCGTTTCCGATGCTACTCTCCCTCCCGTTTACATTAACACCCCCCTGCTGAAAAGAAGCTCGCCAGCCGGAAAGGTGTAGGCCGCAGGTTCAATGGACCTACGGTGGTGATTTACAAGTTAAATGAATGTATAACACGTCTTATCTTTACAGGAAGTCGTACTTAACCTCAAAGGGCGTGACAACACCGTCACTTGCCAACACGGGTTGCAACATTTTGATTTCAAGATGTGTTGTGCAAAAGTGATTGGTGTTAAATTCTATTCGCGAGTCTTGAGCGCCACTCTGAGGGCACGAGGACATGCCGCTGGTCGGAAGGGCGGGTTCACCGACGCGCGCGCAGCTTCCCCACGTTTTCCATGAATCACATCACACCCACGGGGTTAAACGAGCTCCGCACACGTTTCACGCCATGTGCTAGTTCACTGACTTAAGTTTGATATAATATTGACTTGACTCGGAAAGTGTTAAAGTAATACCCAATTCACACATCTGTTTACGCCGTACAAAATGTACACATTACACAGTATCCTTTCGGTAGGCCATACAAGTCTTTTCAACGCATTTACGTTCTTGCACGTTacgtaaaaaaaagtatgtgtTTCGAGAACACAAACATCTGAATGTGGTTAACCAATACATTTCCTGTTTCTTGCTTCTACAAAAAGAAAGGCGGACGTCAGATACAGGAAACTTGCTGCCCTGAGGTGAGTTTAGAAACGAAGTTGCTCGCGAACGCCCATTTGGGGTTTGGTCTATTTCCTAGTGAAGAATACACTGCAGATAAATGAGTCAACTAGGTAGCACCATCTCTACATCTGCAGGTTGATGGAAAATGTGGCTTGTCAAAGTCCTCAGTGTCAtatgtaagttttttttttttaaagcaatgttTTTGGGGATTTATGTTATAAAATTAATATTCtcaattacatttgaatgtgattCCCGTTGAACGTtcattgtcatttgttttgaCAGATTTCACTGCCTGTGCAGCTCAGAACTCCTCTGATGGTAAGAAACCGACACTCATTAGAACGTGGATCACTTAGTCGTGATTATGAACTAAATGATCAATGTTTTTCGGTTTGAAGCAGACACGTTTAGGAAGTAAAACAGAGAAGTTACTAAATGTAACATGAAGTACTTTGTTCTCACGAGTCTGGCACTTCCTACAATCGGACGCCGACGAGTGCAAGCACATGTTTTAGAATTCTGTAGTTCCATTTTTATGCTTTTACACCGTTATGTTTTCAAAACTCTTATTATCCATCCAATGGGCTTGTGTCATCCCATAGTATGGTGTTGTATAAAATAACAACTGCCATTAAACAGTTATATGCAATGTGTGGTGTAGCTAAGAAATCGattgtgtctgttgtgttttattaaacTGCATTTTACTTTGAGGTAATCTGGTTCTTTCTTGTCcgtgctttttgtctttttctttagtGTCCCTTTTCATTTGTTGTCGACCAACTTacatttgagaagctgaaaaaatgattaatcaattattGACGTAGTTGTAGAATCATATTCTGTTGGTTGATATACTAATTGTTGCAGTTCTCTGTTCAAAGTTCTAACCTCAACTTAAATGTACATCTAATTAGAGTGACCGAGTAAGCATTTGAGAAAAGTGTGTGCACATTTTTGACTGGTACTATCTCTTCGACAGTAAGACTTGTGAAACCACCACGGCCATCCCTCTAGCACTTATTCATTATTCTTCCTGTTTGCGATGGTTTATGACACTATGACATCATCCCTGCAATCGGTCTCTCCACCTTTTAGAAGAAGTCAGTTGAAGTTGGAAACAAAACTGTTTATCCGATAAATGAATGTGTTATATACTTTTATATTATtctattaaaatgtaatatgtgGTCTAAAATAATTTGCCGGCAATCTGAATCCGGCGGATGGCATTTTGGCATTTTTGCTTGAAAaatgattaatcaattattGAAGTAGAATCGTATTCTGTTGATTGTTTGATTATTTGTTGCAGCTCTCAGTTCACTGTTTTGATCTAAATTCTGTTCTCCACATATCTCTTTTCATTCACCAGGCTACACCAGTACACCTATCTACGGTGAGATTCTAacctcattttaaatgtaactcTAATAAGAGTAACCGAGTAAGCATTTGAGAAAAGTGTGTCCACATTTTTGACCGTTTTTTTTGGTACGCAACTTTTCAGACCCCCCTAAACCATCACTGAAACTGCTGAGTTCATGGCCAGATGTGTTTGAAAATGAGACAGTGGAGTTCCACTGTGACGTCCACAGCCCTGACTGGACAGCCTCCTGGTTTTTCAAAGGAGAAAAGCTCGATACTGACTTAATCCTGAAAGCAGATGGCGCATATATCTACATCACCGCATATGAGGGAGAATATGCCTGCAGAGCGGACCCCACATCAAGGGGAGTCAGCTCTGGATTGAGTAACACAGTCTTTATCACAGTTTATGGTAAGCCTTCATGACTCTGTGTAGCATTAACTTACAATTATTTCATCTTTAGGAAAGAAAAGGTTTTGGAAACTAAGACCCCAAAGCTTACCCAGTCTGCCTACGAAACCCAAACAGTAAATATGTTGTGAATTGTCTTTCTGTTTCAGATTACTCTCCTACAGCAATGTTGACAAAGTTTCCTGATTTTAACCCGATGTATGTTGGAGAAACCGTGAACTTAACATGCAAAGTGAATTTGTCTTCCGGCTGGAAGTATCAGTGGTACAAAAATGGAATTGAGCTGCAAACGACCAAGGAAACCAACAGCATCGACCTTTCTTTTTCTGATCGCGGAACGTACCAGTGCAAGGCCTTCAGAGGTGAAACAATATCCACAGACATcagtgaagaaataaaacaagatgtacTTGGTAGGTGAAGCCAGAAATATCCTATTATTTAAAGCATTTTTGTTAGAAACAGCTGTGACTCAATACCTTAAGgctgtttttgaaaaaaatatttcaaataatatTTGTAACTCAATGCTCAAGAGCATCgtgcttcctttttttgtttttgccattTCTGTTGAAACAGGATGTTGTGGTATGAAGCATTTAACAAAATATGTACTATATATAAGAATGAAGTAGAATAGAGAATAAGAATAACCGTTTATAACAGTTCCTTGTCAACCATTTTGTTTACTAACCTGATTATAAACCCAGTCCAGAGTTAATAATAATTTAGGGCATTTTGTTTTGAGAGAAAATCTTTAAGAGACTAGTGGTGCTTTGGTCATATTAATACTTGAGTTAGTCATTGCCTTTTGTAATTTCTAGTCTTAACCATGAGAGTATTGCAGTTTGAGCGAACATCATCCGCATTCATTGTACCTTAAATGCTAAGTTTGCCccggtctgtcttcacatatTTAAGTTTTAATATTCCAATTAGATTTAGTATCTACATGGGCTGCCGGTATGTTACTTGTAGTCATTAATGTTGTTCAGGCATTATTCCTGAGCCAAATCCAATGAGGCTCTGTTTGATCATCATCTAAATGAGGTCATCTCTAACAATATGAAAAATCTTCCGACCTGTTTTCCTGTTTCTCTTTAGAAATCCCCGTTCCGGCGTTGAAGTCAACGTGGTCGGATGTGTTCCCCTCTGAGAGCGTGGAGTTGGGCTGTGCGATGGACGGTGGCGCTGACTGGGTTTACACGTGGTACAAACACGGACATGAGGTCCAGGCAGATGATGTTGATTCTCTTGGCTCAAATGGAGCGACTCTTTCCATTCGCTCTGCTTCTGCTAAACACAAAGGAGAATATACCTGCAAGGGAAAACTGAACAACAGGCCTGTCAGCAGCAACTTTAGTCCAGGTCTCACTCTCAGTGTATACGGTGAGCTTTTAATTTGACATATAAATACTTATTTTGTTGgcaattttttaaataagattTGTCTCcttcattttagtaataattgcacattttccGGGACGAGGGCAGTGGGTTGAGTTGAGATGGATACCTGTTACAATGCAACGCCATGTTTTCTTACCCCCAGATGAGAAACCCAGCGTCACACTGACACAAGATCCAGAGTACAACGTGATGTTTCCTGGAGAGTCTGTCTCCTTTCGCTGTCACATCGGTGTCTCTTCTGGATGGAAGTACAAATGGTTCAAAGATGGCGTCCCATTTAATGCACCTGGAAACACGTATTCCCTCAACTCTGTAGGAACAGCAAATAGTGGGTCGTATTCATGCCAAGCAGAGAGAGGCGAAGATAAAATCTTCTTCATTAGCTCCAGTCAAGCTATACGTCTCGAAGTTAAAggtacttttcttcttttaacttCCATTGAGCTTGTATGTAGTTTGCATGTGTTGAAGGAGTTTCCCAGCTATGTTCTGCAGTGCACCTCTTGTCACTTATGGTGCTAATATCTTGCTGGTCAGATGACTTTTAGTCAGATAACGTTATAATCTTAACGACTTGCTATTCTGTCTTCATTTTTTGAGTGAAATCCTCTTTTCACTTTCTTACCAAAGCTTAGATAAAGCCACTCTTCTATCTGTCCTGACTGACTTTTATAGGACACCTTTTTCCAAAATACTATTGCCATTCTGTTTTTTAGGAAGCCAGCCTAAGCCCTTATTGACTCAAGTGCCAGATGTTGTAAAGGTGTACACTGGAGAGTCCATGTCCTTCAAATGTAAAGTTGAACTCTCGTCTGGTTGGAGGTATCAATGGTACAAAGATGGAATCCATCTTCTGAGCAACAGCAATAATTTGACCATCAATGACGCCAAATCTGTGAATGGTGGGACTTATAAGTGTAGCGCCACAAGAGACATAACAATGTACAATACAAGCCACAGCGATGGACGGACTATACAAGTATCTGGTGAGCCCAAAAGAATGACTTTGTGTTAAAATTCATTGCCAGTGTAACCTCACCTTGCCCTACATTAAGGAATGCCTTGCTTGAAATTGATTAATTGTAAAAATCAGTGATgaagagaataaaaatgtcTGTTTCTCCCCAGAAATCCCCGTTCCATCCTTGAAGTCAGTCAAACCGTGGTTGGATGTGTTCCCCGGGGAGAGCGTGAAGTTGAGTTGTGGGATGGCTGATGGCGCTGACTGGACTTTTTCGTGGATCAAAGACGAACGCCCGGTCCAGGCAGATGGTACTACATCGTTTGATTTGGATGCAGCTACTCTCTCCATCAGTTCTGCTTCAGCCTCACACCGTGGACAATACAGCTGTTCAGGAAAACTCAAGAGCCGGCCTGTTGTCAGCAGCACCTTCAGTCATGGACTAAATCTGAGTGTTTAtggtgaggatttttttttcttaatttttggAGTGAAATCCTCTTTTCACTTTCTTACCAAAGCTTAGATAATACCACTCTTCTATCCGTCCTCACTGACTTTTATATGACAGTTTTCAACATTTATCACTAACACCTTTTTCCAAAATACTATTGCCAATCTGTTTTTTAGGAAGCCAGCCTAAGCCCTTATTGACTCAAGTGCCAGATGTTGTAAAGGTGTACACTGGAGAGTCCGTGTCCTTCAAATGTAAAGTTGAACTCTCGTCTGGTTGGAAGTATCAATGGTACAAAGATGGAATCCTTCTACTGAGCAACAGCAATAATTTGACCATCAAGGGCGCCAAATCTGTGAATGGTGGGACTTATAAGTGTAGCGCCACAAGAGACATAACAATGTACAATACAAGCCACAGCGATGGACGGACCATACAAGTATCTGGTGAGCCCAAAAGAATGACTTTGTGTAGAAATTCATTGCCAGTGTAACCTCACCTTGCCCTACATTAAGGAATGCCTTGCTTGAAATTGATTAATTGTAAAAATCAGTGATgaagagaataaaaatgtcTGTTTCTCCCCAGAAATCCCCGTTCCATCCTTGAAGTCAGTCAAACCGTGGTTGGATGTGTTCCCCGGGGAGAGCGTGAAGTTGAGTTGTGGGATGGCTGATGGCGCTGACTGGACTTTTTCGTGGTTTAAAGACAAACAGCACGTCCAGGCAGATGGTACTACATCGTTTGATTTGGATGCAGCTACTCTCTCCATCAGTTCTGCTTCAGCCTCACACCGTGGACAATACAGCTGTTTAGGAAAACTCAAGAGCCGGCCTGTTGTCAGCAGCACCTTCAGTCATGGACTAACTCTGAGTGTTTAtggtgaggatttttttttcttaatttttggAGTGAAATCCTCTTTTCACTTTCTTACCAAAGCTTAGATAATACCACTCTTCTATCTGTCATTAACTGACTTTTATATGACAGATTTCAACATTTATCACTAacacctttttttcaaaatactaTTGCTATTCCGTCTTTTTTTAGGAAGCCAGCCTAAGCCCTTATTGACTCAAGTGCCAGATGTTGTAAAGGTGTACACTGGAGAGTCCATGTCCTTCAAATGTAAAGTTGAACTCTCGTCTGGTTGGAAGTATCAATGGTACAAAGATGGAATCCATCTTCTGAGCAACAGCGATAGTTTGACCATCAATGACGCCAAATCTGTGAATGGTGGGACTTATAAGTGTAGCGCCACAAGAGACATAACAATGTACAATACAAGCCACAGCGATGGACGGCCCATACAAGTATCTGGTGAGCCCAAAAGAATGACTTTGTGTAGAAATTCATTGCCAGTGTAACCTCACATTGCCCTACTTTAAGGAATGCCTTGCttgaaattaattaattgtaaaaATCATTGATgaagagaataaaaatgtcTGTTTCTCCCCAGAAATCCCCGTTCCATCCTTGAAGTCAGTCAAACCGTGGTTGGATGTGTTCCCCGGGGAGAGCGTGAAGTTGAGTTGTGGGATGGCTGATGGCGCTGACTGGACTTTTTCGTGgatcaaagacaaacagcaCGTCCAGGCAGATGGTACTACATCGTTTGATTTGGATGCAGCTACTCTCTCCATCAGTTCTGCTTCAGCCTCACACGGTGGACAATACAGCTGTTTAGGAAAACTCAAGAGCCGGCCTGTTGTCAGCAGCACCTTCAGTCATGGACTAAATCTGAGTGTTTATGGTgaggatttttttcttcctattttGAGTGAAATCCTTTTTTCCACTTTCTTACCAAAACTTAGATAATACCACTCTTCTATCTGCCCTGACCGTCTGTTTTATGGcggttaaaataaaatataaacatttattactaaaacctttttcaaaatattttactatGACTTATTCataattcttttcttttccgaTAAACACTATACTGtgacttttttattactttgaCGGAATATTTGACATACTGTCATATGActtacagaaaatgtattttaaaaaagcccTACTTTACACAACATCATAAGAAATATAGTTTTGTATTATAAGAAATCTCAAAAGAAGTCTTCACATGATGTTTTAGTCATAGTATTTATGTCATACATATTTGTTAAGCAAtgcaaatataattaaaaagtaTTACACCAGTAAGTGTTGCAAAAGGTAATGAAGACAATTAAGTTGGTAAAATTGATGTAATGGTCTTAAAATgtgttaaagctttttttttaaaagctcttcAATTTAACTTAACCCAGTTTAGACAATGTCACGCTAGCTGGTTGCCCCTGCTTCCAGTCTCCATACTACGCTTAAATAACCATGACAGCTTAATTTTGTCCTTGGAGAGGCATAGCATTATTAGCATATCAAAAAAGCCATTTAAAGCATATAGTTAAAGGAAATCTGCTCCTATACATTGTGCAGTGTGATATACATCTAAGTACTGTCATACTTATAGCAATGTCAATATTTTCCCACAGATACAAAACCCAGAGTCACACTGATGCAGAACCCCATACACAATGTGATGCACACTGAAGATTCAGtctcctttagctgtcacaTTAATGTCTCTTCTGGATGGAAGTATCTGTGGCTCAAAGATGGAAAATTGCTCCCCGAATCTGGA
This sequence is a window from Pungitius pungitius chromosome 1, fPunPun2.1, whole genome shotgun sequence. Protein-coding genes within it:
- the LOC119223131 gene encoding titin isoform X1; protein product: MWLVKVLSVIYFTACAAQNSSDGYTSTPIYDPPKPSLKLLSSWPDVFENETVEFHCDVHSPDWTASWFFKGEKLDTDLILKADGAYIYITAYEGEYACRADPTSRGVSSGLSNTVFITVYDYSPTAMLTKFPDFNPMYVGETVNLTCKVNLSSGWKYQWYKNGIELQTTKETNSIDLSFSDRGTYQCKAFRGETISTDISEEIKQDVLEIPVPALKSTWSDVFPSESVELGCAMDGGADWVYTWYKHGHEVQADDVDSLGSNGATLSIRSASAKHKGEYTCKGKLNNRPVSSNFSPGLTLSVYDEKPSVTLTQDPEYNVMFPGESVSFRCHIGVSSGWKYKWFKDGVPFNAPGNTYSLNSVGTANSGSYSCQAERGEDKIFFISSSQAIRLEVKGSQPKPLLTQVPDVVKVYTGESMSFKCKVELSSGWRYQWYKDGIHLLSNSNNLTINDAKSVNGGTYKCSATRDITMYNTSHSDGRTIQVSEIPVPSLKSVKPWLDVFPGESVKLSCGMADGADWTFSWIKDERPVQADGTTSFDLDAATLSISSASASHRGQYSCSGKLKSRPVVSSTFSHGLNLSVYGSQPKPLLTQVPDVVKVYTGESVSFKCKVELSSGWKYQWYKDGILLLSNSNNLTIKGAKSVNGGTYKCSATRDITMYNTSHSDGRTIQVSEIPVPSLKSVKPWLDVFPGESVKLSCGMADGADWTFSWFKDKQHVQADGTTSFDLDAATLSISSASASHRGQYSCLGKLKSRPVVSSTFSHGLTLSVYGSQPKPLLTQVPDVVKVYTGESMSFKCKVELSSGWKYQWYKDGIHLLSNSDSLTINDAKSVNGGTYKCSATRDITMYNTSHSDGRPIQVSEIPVPSLKSVKPWLDVFPGESVKLSCGMADGADWTFSWIKDKQHVQADGTTSFDLDAATLSISSASASHGGQYSCLGKLKSRPVVSSTFSHGLNLSVYDTKPRVTLMQNPIHNVMHTEDSVSFSCHINVSSGWKYLWLKDGKLLPESGNNHTIKSVETKTTGSYQCQTQRGSDAVFSSDPSPVVKLDVKERPQAGITLLTGWSEVFSTDSLVLRCEVHESQDMWNYTWFKAGQHINRPPSKNHLVTPQNNPEQSEYTCRGISTGRPSYSRNSDSFQTKNLLLKRRVLLSISGCIFFGIIAVFLGCIFLRVFRKPADDKDKPGEAELFLTMSQLRQLSDTTCPMAQYITGAELNDPPKEADENGTICSETTQLPITSQDEQVVESEIEDVTEKNGGLISFK
- the LOC119223131 gene encoding titin isoform X2 is translated as MWLVKVLSVIYFTACAAQNSSDGYTSTPIYDPPKPSLKLLSSWPDVFENETVEFHCDVHSPDWTASWFFKGEKLDTDLILKADGAYIYITAYEGEYACRADPTSRGVSSGLSNTVFITVYDYSPTAMLTKFPDFNPMYVGETVNLTCKVNLSSGWKYQWYKNGIELQTTKETNSIDLSFSDRGTYQCKAFRGETISTDISEEIKQDVLEIPVPALKSTWSDVFPSESVELGCAMDGGADWVYTWYKHGHEVQADDVDSLGSNGATLSIRSASAKHKGEYTCKGKLNNRPVSSNFSPGLTLSVYDEKPSVTLTQDPEYNVMFPGESVSFRCHIGVSSGWKYKWFKDGVPFNAPGNTYSLNSVGTANSGSYSCQAERGEDKIFFISSSQAIRLEVKGSQPKPLLTQVPDVVKVYTGESMSFKCKVELSSGWRYQWYKDGIHLLSNSNNLTINDAKSVNGGTYKCSATRDITMYNTSHSDGRTIQVSEIPVPSLKSVKPWLDVFPGESVKLSCGMADGADWTFSWIKDERPVQADGTTSFDLDAATLSISSASASHRGQYSCSGKLKSRPVVSSTFSHGLNLSVYGSQPKPLLTQVPDVVKVYTGESVSFKCKVELSSGWKYQWYKDGILLLSNSNNLTIKGAKSVNGGTYKCSATRDITMYNTSHSDGRTIQVSEIPVPSLKSVKPWLDVFPGESVKLSCGMADGADWTFSWFKDKQHVQADGTTSFDLDAATLSISSASASHRGQYSCLGKLKSRPVVSSTFSHGLTLSVYDTKPRVTLMQNPIHNVMHTEDSVSFSCHINVSSGWKYLWLKDGKLLPESGNNHTIKSVETKTTGSYQCQTQRGSDAVFSSDPSPVVKLDVKERPQAGITLLTGWSEVFSTDSLVLRCEVHESQDMWNYTWFKAGQHINRPPSKNHLVTPQNNPEQSEYTCRGISTGRPSYSRNSDSFQTKNLLLKRRVLLSISGCIFFGIIAVFLGCIFLRVFRKPADDKDKPGEAELFLTMSQLRQLSDTTCPMAQYITGAELNDPPKEADENGTICSETTQLPITSQDEQVVESEIEDVTEKNGGLISFK